One genomic segment of Komagataella phaffii GS115 chromosome 4, complete sequence includes these proteins:
- a CDS encoding 2-enoyl thioester reductase, member of the medium chain dehydrogenase/reductase family — protein sequence MFKLNSNIISKQLLVSSSRMYSSITARALVYDTYGEPKDVINVHKYEVHAPQGNEIVLQTLAAPINPSDINQVQGVYPSRPELTTELGTEKPSAVGGNEGLFKIVAVGDQVSNFQIGDWCIPKGVNYGTWRTHLLSTQDKFQKLDNSALTKTQAATIAVNPCTAYQMLTMYADLKKGDWFIQNGGNSQVGQYAIQIGKALGLQSISIVRDRPDIDELKQQLYDLGATKVITEKENAAREFGKTVKEWTGGKPIRLGLNCVGGENLTNMARKLGQDAVLLTYGGMSMKPVTLPTTLFIFKNLTAKGFWITENGKGDPILKEKTVEAVLDLYSKGLLKEVPVNQFKLDLESLTDEKYLETFHSALQSHGKSLIVYE from the coding sequence ATGTTCAAACTCAATTCCAATATAATCTCTAAACAGCTACTTGTATCATCATCCAGAATGTATTCCAGTATCACAGCTCGAGCTCTCGTCTATGACACTTACGGAGAACCGAAAGATGTCATCAATGTCCATAAATACGAGGTACATGCTCCACAGGGAAACGAAATTGTGCTTCAAACGCTAGCAGCTCCGATTAACCCCTCTGATATCAACCAAGTCCAAGGGGTTTACCCTTCTCGACCTGAATTGACCACTGAATTGGGCACCGAGAAACCCAGTGCTGTGGGTGGAAACGAAGggcttttcaaaattgttgCTGTGGGAGACCAAGTGtcaaattttcagattGGAGACTGGTGCATTCCCAAGGGAGTGAACTACGGTACCTGGAGAACACATCTTTTAAGTACTCAGGATAAGTTCCAAAAGCTAGACAATTCTGCATTGACCAAGACTCAAGCTGCTACCATTGCTGTCAATCCTTGCACTGCCTATCAAATGTTGACAATGTATGCAGATCTGAAGAAAGGAGACTGGTTTATTCAAAACGGTGGTAATTCACAAGTCGGCCAATATGCCATTCAAATTGGTAAAGCTTTAGGATTGCAGTCGATTTCGATCGTAAGGGACCGTCCAGATATTGACGAACTTAAGCAACAATTGTACGATCTGGGCGCCACCAAAGTCATcactgaaaaagagaacGCTGCTAgagaatttggaaaaacaGTCAAAGAGTGGACGGGTGGTAAGCCAATCCGTTTAGGTCTTAATTGTGTTGGTGGTGAAAACTTGACTAACATGGCCCGTAAGCTGGGTCAGGATGCTGTATTATTGACCTACGGTGGAATGTCCATGAAACCTGTCACTTTGCCAACCACTCTgtttattttcaagaaccTTACGGCTAAGGGATTCTGGATCACGGAGAACGGTAAGGGAGATCctattttgaaggagaaaacAGTCGAGGCAGTATTGGACTTGTACTCGAAAGGGCTACTAAAAGAAGTTCCTGTTAACCAGTTCAAATTGGATCTTGAGTCTTTGACTGACGAGAAGTACTTGGAAACTTTCCACAGTGCACTACAGAGCCATGGTAAGAGTCTTATTGTATACGAGTGA
- a CDS encoding tRNA 2'-phosphotransferase produces the protein MSRDIVISKALSWLLRHGAQSEKLTIDKDGFVPLEEVLNHRRIKGTRASFEDVQRIVDNNDKKRFTLQKRDDRWFICANQGHSIANVNGHDLKLLSTREDLPKEIIHGTYLSKIPQIIASGGLSKMTRNHVHFASGLPKVDSDVISGMRNGCSALIYLDIDKILGQQEIKFYISKNKVILSPGNKDGIVPTSLFLKVVKRSDNSPIAI, from the coding sequence ATGAGTAGGGATATCGTTATTTCAAAGGCATTGTCATGGCTATTACGTCATGGGGCACAATCAGAGAAGCTAACTATTGATAAAGATGGGTTTGTCCCCTTAGAAGAAGTGCTCAACCACAGACGAATTAAGGGTACCCGGGCGTCCTTCGAAGACGTCCAAAGAATAGTGGATAACAACGATAAGAAGAGATTTACTTTACAGAAAAGAGACGATAGGTGGTTCATTTGCGCCAATCAAGGGCATTCAATTGCGAATGTCAACGGTCATGATTTAAAACTTCTCTCTACTAGGGAAGATCTACCTAAAGAAATAATTCATGGAACTTACCTAAGCAAGATTCCTCAAATCATTGCATCTGGAGGTTTATCCAAAATGACCAGAAATCATGTTCATTTTGCTTCAGGGCTGCCCAAAGTCGACTCTGACGTAATTTCTGGAATGAGAAATGGATGCAGTGCACTGATCTACTTGgatattgacaaaattttGGGGCAGCAAGAGATCAAATTTTACATCAGTAAAAACAAAGTCATATTATCTCCAGGGAACAAGGACGGCATTGTGCCAACATCCTTATTCCTCAAAGTAGTGAAACGTAGTGACAACTCACCTATCGCGATATGA